Below is a window of Streptomyces qaidamensis DNA.
ATCCTGGCGACCGGCGGGATAGCGGGCGCGTTCACCGCGGATCTGATCGACCTGCCGGACGCGGAGGTCGTGGCGGTGGCGTCGCGGTCTCAGGCGTCGGCGAAGACGTTCGCGGAGCGGTTCGGGATCCCCCGGGCCTACGGCGACTGGAACGCCCTCGCGCAGGACGACGACATCGATGTCGTCTACGTCGCCACCCCGCACACGGCGCACCGGACCGCCGCCGGGCTGTGTCTCGCGGCCGGGCGGCACGTGCTGTGCGAGAAGCCCTTCACGCTGAACGTGCGCGAGGCGGAGGAACTCGTCGCGCTGGCGCGGGAGCACGACCGCTTCCTGATGGAGGCGATGTGGATGTACTGCAATCCGCTGGTACGGCGGCTCAAGGCGCTCGTCGACGACGGGGTGATCGGCGAGGTGCGCAGTGTCCAGGCCGACTTCGGGCTGGCCGGCCCGTTCCCGCCCTCGCACCGGCTGCGCAATCGGGAGCTGGGCGGCGGCGCGCTGCTCGATCTGGGCGTGTATCCGGTGTCGTTCGCGCAGCTGCTGCTCGGGGAGCCGTCGGACGTCGTGGCGCGGGCGGTGCTCTCCGAGGAGGGCGTCGACCTCCAGACGGCGGCGGTGCTCTCCTTCGACAGCGGCGCGCTCGGCTCGGTGCACTGCTCCATCGTGGGCGGTACGGCGACCTCCGCGTCGGTCACCGGCTCCCAGGGCCGGATCGACATCCCGCACGGATTCTTCTTCCCGGACCGTTTCGTCCTGCACCGGGACGGCCGTGACGCCGAGGAGTTCACGGCCGACCCGGCGGACGGCCCGCGCAACAGCATGCGCCACGAGGCGCTGGAGGTCATGCGGGCGGTGCGCGCCGGCGAGACGGAGTCCCCGCTGGTGCCGCTGGACGGCACGCTCGCCGTGATGCGGACGCTCGACGCGATCCGCGACCGCGTCGGTGTCCGCTACCCCGACGAGACGGGCGAGCCGGAACTGACGCCCGCCTGACGCCCTCGTCCCGCCTGACACCCTCGCCCCGCCGGGGACACCGGGCCCGCCTGGGCCGCCTGGGACACCGGGCCCGCTTAGGCCGCCTGGGACACCTGGGCCGCCTGGGCCACCGGCCTGGGCCACCGGGCACGCCTGGGCCGCCTGGGCAACCGGGCCTGCTTGGGCCACCGGGGAGCTCCCCGTACGCTGCGGGGCCATGAATGCCAAGGAGAATGCGATCGCGGTGGTGACCGGGGCGGGTTCCGGCATCGGCCGGGCGGTGGCCGTGGAACTGCTGCGCACGGGCTGGTCGGTGGCGCTGGCGGGCCGGCGCGCGGAGACACTGGAGGAGACGGCGGCCCTGGCGCCCGGGGCCGCGTCTGTGGCGGTACGGACGGACGTCTCACGCCCCGAGGACGTGAACGCCCTGTTCGCGGCGACCGTCGAGCGCTTCGGCCGGGTCGACCTGCTGTTCAACAACGCCGGCACGTTCGGCCCCGGCGGCGTCCCGGTCGAGGAACTGCCCTACGAGGCCTGGCGGCACGTGGTGGACACCAACCTCAACGGGGCGTTCCTGTGCGCACAGGCGGCGTACCGGCAGATGAAGGCGCAGGACCCGCAGGGCGGCCGGATCATCAACAACGGCTCCATCTCCGCGCACACGCCCCGCCCGCTGTCGGTGGCCTACACGGCGACCAAGCACGCGCTGACCGGCCTGACGAAGTCCCTCTCCCTGGACGGGCGGCCGTACGGAATCGCCGTCGGACAGATCGACGTCGGCAACGCCGCCACCGACATGACGTCCCGTATGCAGACGGGAGCACTCCAGGCAAACGGGGAAGTCGCCCCGGAACCCGTGATGGACGTCGCGGACGTGGCCCGCACGGTACGGCACATGGCAGAGCTGCCGCTGGAGGCGAACGTGCAGTTCGCGACCGTACTGGCGACGGCGATGCCGTACGTCGGACGCGGCTGAGCGCGCGACGGAGTTCGTCAACTCGTCAACCTGCACAAACGGAATAGCGACGTCCGCACCATTGCGGCCGGTAGGGGACCTATGCTCAACTCTCCTACACCAAAGCTTCACAGTTGGAGCAGATCGCTTCCGTCGGCCACATCCGGGGGGGGAGGCGGCAGTCGTTCCACCGCACCGGGTGGGGGTGGATTCCGCGAGGGACCGCGGAGTACGCACCGGTGCGCGTGGAACGGCTGCCGCACACATCAAGGACCGGCCGGCCGACCGAGGTTCCCGAGGGTCACCGCCCGAGCAACCGGTCGACCTCGGCGAGCTGCGCGCCGGTCAGAGCCCCTTTCTCCATCGCCCCCGCGTTCTCCTCCGCCTGGGCGACCGACCGGAAGCCGGGGATGGGCACCGTGTGTGCGCTGCGTGCCCACAGCCAGGCCAGGGCGCCCTGGGCGAGTGTGCGGCCCTCGCTGGTGAGGACATCCCTGAGGGCGTCGACGCGGGCGAGCCACTCCGGGTCGGCGCCGGACCCGTCACCGAAGCCCTGTAGCCACGCCGGGGGCCTGCTGCGGATGTCCCCCGCCTCCAACGCCTGCCCGTCCCGGCGCTTGCCGGTGAGCAGCCCCATGGCCAGCGGGCTGCGGTTGATGCTCGCGAGGTCCGCCTCCTCACACAGCCGGAGCATCGCGGGCGCGTCGTTCAGGACGTTGAGGGCGTGCTGGACGGCGGCGCAGTGCGGGCCCTCGGCGAACACGGCAGCGCGTTCGGGGTCGTCGGTGCTCCACGCGTAGGCCCGTATCAGCCCCTCGCGGACCAGTTCCTCGCACGCCTCCCGGAGCGGGGCGGCCTGCTCGGGACCGGCGTCGGAGAGATGGAGCTGGTAGAGGTCGACGTAGTCGGTGCCGAGCCGGTCCAGGGACGCGGTCAGGGCGCGGCGCAGATAGGCCGGGGAGTCGTCGCTCCCGGTGAGAGTGCGGCTCTCCTCGTCGAACACGTTGCCCCACTTGGTGGCGACGACCGCATCGGCCCGGCGCTTGCCGAGGGCCCGGCCCAGCACGCGTTCGCTGTGCCCTGCCCCATAGGTGTCGGCCGTGTCGAAGAAGGTGACACCCAGGTCGAGGGCGCGCCGCACCGCCCGCACGGACTCCTCGTCGTCGACCTTCCCCCAACCGAGCGGCTGCCCGTCTGCGGCCTGCCATTCCCCGCCGATCGCCCAGCACCCGAAGCCGAGTGTGCTCACCTCGATGCCGCTGCGTCCGAGCGGTCGTGTGGTCTCCATGCCGGAGAGGCTAGGAGTTGGAGCGCACACGAGCACAAGGCCTGCGGGGTCGGCGCTTCAGGCCTGCCCGGTCTCGAAGCGCGTGATCCTGCCGTCGTCGTCCACGGTGAAGCTCCACCGGGTGCGCATCTCGCCCCAGGTGTCGTTGCTGTACCGGACGAGGAGGGAACGGCCGCCGTTGGACTCGTTGTCGACCTCCATGTGGCCGTGCGAGGAGAAGATCTCCCGGTCCACCCAGTCGTCGAGGTCCCGGACGGAACCGTCGTCCGTCATGGTCGCGCCCGGCGCGAGGAGCGCCATGAAGCTCTCGCGGTCGTGGTTGTTCACGGCGGCTACGAAGGCCCGGACGGCCGGATCGCTCAGGCGCGTGGTCTGAATCGTCATGCGAGCCAGCCTCGTACCGGCCACCCCCGCCCGCCACCCGTGCCACCCGAACGGCGTCCCGGACGGGTCCGCGGGGTGTCGGGGGGTGTGAGGGGTGCGACGGTGGAAACGCAAGGGAGGCAGGCGTTCCTCTGTTCCTGCTGCCTGTTCCTGCTGCCTGTTCCTGCTCTCTGTTCCTGCTGCCTGTTCCTGCTCTCTGTTCCTGCTGTCTGCTCCGGGAGTCGATGTGAGGCGTAACGACCGACGTGATCTGGGCCTGCTGCTGCTCCGGCTGGGGACGGGCGGTGCGCTGGCCGCCCATGGCGCGCAGAAGCTGTTCGGCTGGTTCGGCGGGCACGGTATCGAGGGGACCGGCCAGTTCATGGAGTCCGTCGGCTACGTCCCCGGCAAGGCGAGCGCGACGGCGGCGGGCCTCGCGGAGACCGGCGGCGGCACACTGCTGGCCCTGGGCCTGGCCACCCCGGCCGCGGGCGCGGCGGCGGCCGGCGCGATGGCGGGGGCGGCAGCGGTACACGCCCCGAACGGCTTCTTCAACCAGGGCGGCGGCTACGAGTACGCGGCGACGCTCGGCCTGACGGCAGCGGGCCTGGCCGTCACCGGCCCGGGCCGCCTCTCCCTGGACCACCTGCTCGGCCACGCGGTGAACCGCGGCTGGATGATCCCGGTGGCCTTCGCGGCGACGGCGGCGGGCACGGCGGTGGTGGTGGGGTCCCGGGCGAGGCGCCTGCGGAAGGCGAAGGAGGGCGAGCAGGAGGCGTTGTTCGAGGAGGAGTACATGGAGTAGGGGGCGGGGGCCGGGACGCGGGGCGTTGTCAGTCCCCCATGGCAGGCTGCGCCCTCATGAACGAACAGTCCCCCGCCCCTGAACTCTGGTCCACCATCGACGACTTGTACGAGTGGCTCGACACGAACTGCCCCGTCGAGGGTCGCGAGGGCCTCCTCCTGCGCATCCTGAAACTCTCCGAGGAAGTGGGCGAGGTCTCGCAGGCGGTGATCGGGGCGACGGGGCAGAACCCGCGCAAGGGCGTCACACACACGTGGGAGGACGTGGAGGCGGAGTTGTGCGACGTCGTCATCACGGCGCTGTTGGCGTTGCGGGCGCTTACGCCTCAGGCGAGGGAGATGTTCGGGGGGCATTTGGAGCGGGTGCGGGAGAGGTCGCTGGCCTCGGCACCGCAATGATCCGAATACCATGACCGCATCTGGCGCGGCCTGAACCCGAACACACCGAGGACAATCCTGTCGACGCCGGCGCTGGCGAGCGCCGCCCGGTCGGCTGCCGGCGGAGCCGCCGTCCGTGGCCGCCGACGTGACGACGACTTCCCGGTCGTATCCCGAACTGCTCGACGCACGGTACGCCGCGCGCTCACCGCGCGTCGACGGTTAGCGGCAGGCGACCCGATCGTGCTCTGCGGGCTGCCCCTGACCGAGTTCTTCACGCCTACTGGGCCTGTGCGCTCGACGGCGCCCTGCCCGTGGCCATCGCCGAGCACCCCGCGCAGGGTTCCCTGACCTCCGCGCCGGGAACGCGGAGGATGCCGTGGACTGCTGGTGCCGCGAGCAGGCCCTGGCCATGATTACGGCCGAGGCGATAATCGCAGCGTCGGGGACTTCTGGTAGACCTGGTGGCGCATGATCGTCATCCGCACCCTACCTGCTAGTGACATTGTGGACAAATCGCATCGCAGAATTCTCCTGCGCAGCCGCATCGCGAGGAGTACGGCAGCGGCGGCCGCAGCACAGCCATGTATTGCAGGCGACTGCATTCCGGTTCCACCCAGCCACGCATGTAACACTCTGTCGACTGGTGAAAAAATGCAGCACTCTGAGTGACAGGTTCCGGGGGCGTGCGTATTCAGAGCACTGAAAGCAACGTGTGCGCCACTTCTTCCTGGGCTGAATGGAGAATCATCATGAGCGAGAGGGAACTTCCGACAGGATGGGCGTACGCTCGCTTGGCGGATGTACTCAGCGAACCGCTCCTCAACGGCCGATCCGTAAAGACTGCGGCTAACGGATTCCCCTTTCTCCGCCTTACGGCGATCACAAGGGAGGGAGTGGATTTATCCGAACAGAAGAATGGGGCATGGACGCAGGCGCAAGCTATGTCGTTCCTCGTATCCGATGGAGACTTTCTCGTATGTCGCACGAACGGTTCTCTCAAGCTAGTTGGACGGGGAGCGCTCGCACGGAATGTGGACTCTCCAGTAGCCTTTCCCAGTAACATGATTCGCGTCAGACCACATCCAGAGGTTATGACACCCGAATACCTGGCGAACATATGGGAGTCCCCGCTCGTCCGCTCCCAAATCGAGGAATATGCGCGCACCACCGCACACCGCGCCTATACGATCAGCCATGACATCTTGGCAGATATCCGCATACCCTTGCCGCCGATAGCAGAACAGCGCCGCATCGTCAAAGTCCTGGAATCCCATCTTACCCGCCTCAGTGCTGGACAATTCAGGCTTCAGAGAAGCATCTCACTCGCACACAAGCTCCGCTCAGCGGTCCGAGATACTGCAATTTCGGGAGGCACTCCATTCACCGCGACCTCCAGCCACTGGAGATGGGGAAACCTAAGCGACGTTATTGCACGGATCGAGACGGGGAGATTTCTCCCCTGCGAACGCCGACCCGCCGGAGAAAACGAGTGGGGCGTAATCAAAGCCAGCGCTATGACACGAGGAATTTTCGACAATGATGAACACAAGGCAGTACAGGCCGACACGAACATCGACCCGCAGGACGAGATAAAGCAGAATGACATATTAGTCAGCCGCGCCAACACCGCGGCGCACGTAGGCGCTGCGGTCCTTGTAGGTTCATGCCGTCCACGACTGCTGCTCAGCGACAAGAGCCTTCGGCTTGTCCCGAAGGATGGAATAGAGAAGACATGGCTCATCCAGATTCTTTCATCACCCCATGTCCGTAGAGTTATCTCAAGTATGGCCACCGGCACCCTGGAGTCGATGCGGAATATCACTCAGCAGAGTCTGATGAGTATACAAATCCCTATCCCATCCCATGAGGAACAAGCTAGAATCGGCGAATCGATCAAATCTGACCTTGAGCG
It encodes the following:
- a CDS encoding Gfo/Idh/MocA family protein; translation: MTADTVRWGILATGGIAGAFTADLIDLPDAEVVAVASRSQASAKTFAERFGIPRAYGDWNALAQDDDIDVVYVATPHTAHRTAAGLCLAAGRHVLCEKPFTLNVREAEELVALAREHDRFLMEAMWMYCNPLVRRLKALVDDGVIGEVRSVQADFGLAGPFPPSHRLRNRELGGGALLDLGVYPVSFAQLLLGEPSDVVARAVLSEEGVDLQTAAVLSFDSGALGSVHCSIVGGTATSASVTGSQGRIDIPHGFFFPDRFVLHRDGRDAEEFTADPADGPRNSMRHEALEVMRAVRAGETESPLVPLDGTLAVMRTLDAIRDRVGVRYPDETGEPELTPA
- a CDS encoding SDR family oxidoreductase — translated: MNAKENAIAVVTGAGSGIGRAVAVELLRTGWSVALAGRRAETLEETAALAPGAASVAVRTDVSRPEDVNALFAATVERFGRVDLLFNNAGTFGPGGVPVEELPYEAWRHVVDTNLNGAFLCAQAAYRQMKAQDPQGGRIINNGSISAHTPRPLSVAYTATKHALTGLTKSLSLDGRPYGIAVGQIDVGNAATDMTSRMQTGALQANGEVAPEPVMDVADVARTVRHMAELPLEANVQFATVLATAMPYVGRG
- a CDS encoding aldo/keto reductase, with the translated sequence METTRPLGRSGIEVSTLGFGCWAIGGEWQAADGQPLGWGKVDDEESVRAVRRALDLGVTFFDTADTYGAGHSERVLGRALGKRRADAVVATKWGNVFDEESRTLTGSDDSPAYLRRALTASLDRLGTDYVDLYQLHLSDAGPEQAAPLREACEELVREGLIRAYAWSTDDPERAAVFAEGPHCAAVQHALNVLNDAPAMLRLCEEADLASINRSPLAMGLLTGKRRDGQALEAGDIRSRPPAWLQGFGDGSGADPEWLARVDALRDVLTSEGRTLAQGALAWLWARSAHTVPIPGFRSVAQAEENAGAMEKGALTGAQLAEVDRLLGR
- a CDS encoding DoxX family protein translates to MRRNDRRDLGLLLLRLGTGGALAAHGAQKLFGWFGGHGIEGTGQFMESVGYVPGKASATAAGLAETGGGTLLALGLATPAAGAAAAGAMAGAAAVHAPNGFFNQGGGYEYAATLGLTAAGLAVTGPGRLSLDHLLGHAVNRGWMIPVAFAATAAGTAVVVGSRARRLRKAKEGEQEALFEEEYME
- a CDS encoding MazG-like family protein, with protein sequence MNEQSPAPELWSTIDDLYEWLDTNCPVEGREGLLLRILKLSEEVGEVSQAVIGATGQNPRKGVTHTWEDVEAELCDVVITALLALRALTPQAREMFGGHLERVRERSLASAPQ
- a CDS encoding restriction endonuclease subunit S codes for the protein MSERELPTGWAYARLADVLSEPLLNGRSVKTAANGFPFLRLTAITREGVDLSEQKNGAWTQAQAMSFLVSDGDFLVCRTNGSLKLVGRGALARNVDSPVAFPSNMIRVRPHPEVMTPEYLANIWESPLVRSQIEEYARTTAHRAYTISHDILADIRIPLPPIAEQRRIVKVLESHLTRLSAGQFRLQRSISLAHKLRSAVRDTAISGGTPFTATSSHWRWGNLSDVIARIETGRFLPCERRPAGENEWGVIKASAMTRGIFDNDEHKAVQADTNIDPQDEIKQNDILVSRANTAAHVGAAVLVGSCRPRLLLSDKSLRLVPKDGIEKTWLIQILSSPHVRRVISSMATGTLESMRNITQQSLMSIQIPIPSHEEQARIGESIKSDLERIDQLTGTLEPLRLQSEYLRQSLLTRAVEGQLVLQDPADEPASAQLTRIRAEGEAKGRRRQTTRRRPRRSDLSSPSSLARAAIQLEFEL